In the Candidatus Poribacteria bacterium genome, one interval contains:
- the lpxI gene encoding UDP-2,3-diacylglucosamine diphosphatase LpxI (LpxI, functionally equivalent to LpxH, replaces it in LPS biosynthesis in a minority of bacteria.), producing MSELLGLIAGSGKLPLYLARRAIELGRKLIVVAACENVEGELKHLAEEFHPIPAGRIGLIVDTLAEAGARKIALAGKVEKRDLFDRSGLDSVAKQVLSRLNSGSDAAILKAIADLFEEKGFELVDQRGFLDHLLVESGVIAGNPSDREIKDARYGIWLARKVADLGVGQSVAIRSLVPIAVEAVEGTDEMIRRAAGYVGGGIVVAKATASDHDFRFDTPTVGPETIRVMKEVKASALALEAGRCFLADREEAIALASAGDISIIAL from the coding sequence GTGTCTGAGCTTCTTGGATTGATAGCCGGTTCCGGGAAGCTGCCGCTATATCTGGCGCGTCGGGCGATCGAGCTCGGACGAAAACTGATCGTCGTAGCCGCCTGTGAAAACGTGGAGGGGGAACTGAAACATCTGGCGGAGGAGTTCCATCCAATTCCCGCCGGCCGGATCGGCCTCATCGTTGATACGCTGGCTGAGGCAGGCGCTCGCAAGATAGCGTTGGCAGGTAAGGTTGAGAAAAGAGACCTGTTCGACCGTTCCGGCCTCGATTCCGTCGCAAAACAGGTTCTCTCCAGGCTCAACAGCGGGAGCGATGCCGCCATCCTGAAGGCAATAGCCGATCTCTTTGAGGAGAAAGGATTTGAACTTGTGGATCAACGCGGATTTCTCGATCACCTGCTGGTCGAATCCGGAGTTATAGCGGGCAATCCTTCAGATAGGGAGATAAAGGACGCTCGTTACGGTATATGGCTCGCCAGAAAGGTCGCCGATCTCGGGGTGGGACAGAGCGTCGCCATCAGATCGCTCGTCCCAATAGCCGTAGAGGCCGTTGAAGGGACGGACGAGATGATCAGACGGGCGGCCGGATATGTCGGGGGAGGGATCGTCGTGGCCAAAGCGACGGCGTCAGATCACGATTTCCGATTCGATACCCCGACGGTCGGCCCTGAGACGATCAGGGTGATGAAGGAGGTCAAGGCCTCCGCTCTAGCTCTAGAGGCCGGCAGGTGCTTCCTCGCCGATAGAGAGGAAGCCATAGCCCTGGCCTCAGCGGGCGATATCTCGATCATCGCCCTGTAG
- a CDS encoding dihydroorotate dehydrogenase-like protein translates to MDLSVSYVGLRLKNPLIVASSHLAGTVENMKRCEDAGAAAVVAKSLFEEAVVRKAPTPRFRILHRNFGRYRTWSLYSYEQASEWGPERYAEEMRRAKEEIEIPVIASINCKTHEGWVEYSKMMEEAGVDALELNVSCPHSSITFTGLNVEEEIAEVVRLVRSAVSIPIVVKLSPMLTSPLFVARSVEAAGADGVVMFNRFTGLDIDIESESPIMHGTYAGFGGTWSIYYPLRWISAAREHLKIDIAASGGVMCGEDVVKYLLVGANVVQVCTAIYLTGFEVLGKILDGIRWFMDRKGYQSIDQFRGNALGKILSTEEVFREHIYVAEIDPASCTNCGLCYRSCMYSAIVRREDRHEIVADRCDGCGLCIEVCPVSAIRLLRKDMMNKA, encoded by the coding sequence ATGGATCTGAGCGTTAGTTACGTGGGTTTAAGGCTGAAAAACCCGCTCATCGTTGCCTCATCCCACCTGGCGGGAACGGTTGAGAACATGAAGCGGTGTGAGGATGCCGGAGCGGCCGCTGTCGTGGCGAAGAGCCTCTTCGAGGAAGCGGTGGTCAGAAAGGCCCCCACACCGAGATTCAGGATCCTACATCGGAATTTCGGAAGATATCGGACGTGGTCCCTTTACTCCTACGAGCAGGCCAGCGAGTGGGGACCGGAGAGATATGCCGAGGAGATGCGCAGGGCTAAGGAGGAGATCGAGATACCGGTTATAGCCAGCATCAACTGCAAGACACATGAGGGATGGGTTGAATACTCCAAGATGATGGAGGAGGCAGGGGTCGATGCCCTGGAGCTCAACGTCTCATGTCCTCATAGCTCCATCACGTTTACGGGATTGAATGTCGAGGAGGAGATAGCGGAGGTCGTGCGCCTCGTTCGTTCAGCCGTCTCGATCCCGATCGTCGTCAAACTCAGCCCCATGCTCACCTCCCCGCTTTTCGTCGCCAGATCGGTTGAGGCCGCCGGAGCCGACGGTGTAGTTATGTTCAATCGATTCACCGGATTGGATATAGATATCGAGTCCGAATCCCCCATAATGCATGGAACATATGCCGGGTTCGGCGGGACATGGTCGATATATTATCCCCTCAGATGGATAAGCGCCGCCAGGGAACATCTCAAGATAGACATCGCCGCCAGCGGCGGGGTGATGTGTGGCGAGGACGTCGTCAAATATCTGCTGGTGGGAGCTAACGTCGTCCAGGTCTGCACAGCCATCTATCTGACGGGCTTTGAGGTGCTGGGGAAAATACTGGATGGAATCAGGTGGTTCATGGATAGGAAGGGCTATCAAAGTATAGACCAGTTCAGGGGTAACGCTTTGGGGAAGATCCTCAGTACCGAAGAGGTCTTTCGAGAGCATATCTACGTCGCCGAAATTGACCCCGCCAGCTGCACGAATTGTGGTCTATGTTATAGGTCATGTATGTACTCCGCTATAGTCAGGAGAGAGGACCGGCATGAGATCGTCGCCGATAGATGCGACGGCTGTGGGTTATGTATTGAGGTCTGCCCCGTCTCGGCCATCCGGTTACTCCGTAAGGACATGATGAATAAGGCGTAG
- a CDS encoding ThuA domain-containing protein, with amino-acid sequence MRKLLVLTHSAGFKHDYLPTAEEVIAEIGRESGQFETTATQDCSLINAGNLKNYDALLFATTGELPMDESQKKALIDFVRVDGKGFIGVHNATDTFYKFPEYGQMIGGYFNGHPWTQEVGVIVVDSNHPSTRHLPPTFRTKEEVYVHRDWSPDRTHTLLKLDNSTVDLSKGNREDQYYALAWCHQFGKGRVFYTAFGHFKEVWHEEWFRKHLLGGILWAMRLAE; translated from the coding sequence ATGAGAAAGCTTCTGGTCTTAACCCACTCGGCCGGATTTAAGCACGATTATCTGCCGACGGCCGAGGAGGTTATAGCGGAGATAGGGAGGGAATCGGGTCAGTTCGAGACCACGGCCACCCAGGACTGTTCCCTGATAAACGCCGGAAACCTGAAGAATTACGACGCACTGCTCTTCGCAACCACCGGGGAGCTGCCTATGGACGAATCGCAGAAGAAGGCTCTGATCGATTTCGTGAGGGTGGATGGGAAAGGATTTATCGGCGTGCATAACGCCACGGATACCTTCTACAAGTTTCCCGAATACGGTCAGATGATAGGCGGATACTTCAACGGCCACCCGTGGACCCAGGAGGTCGGCGTCATCGTGGTGGACTCGAACCATCCATCGACGAGACACCTGCCTCCGACGTTCAGAACGAAGGAGGAGGTTTACGTTCATAGGGATTGGTCCCCGGATAGAACCCATACCCTGTTGAAGTTAGATAACAGCACCGTGGATCTGAGCAAAGGCAACAGGGAGGATCAATATTATGCCCTCGCCTGGTGCCACCAGTTCGGTAAGGGCCGCGTTTTCTATACGGCCTTCGGGCATTTTAAGGAGGTATGGCACGAGGAATGGTTCCGTAAACACCTTCTGGGCGGGATACTCTGGGCGATGAGGCTGGCCGAGTAA
- a CDS encoding ABC transporter ATP-binding protein, with the protein MLLYLVGLLMIAMSMIIHLHFHGGFMGRRGGPPVDRPKGGIRKTYPRLLRYAKPYWYMLLLVLLLATFSSFMRVLPAQVMGVTINEVTSVVGEQMRPGRPPVGGRGLGGGLLFGKAIWIEPYMHKVMDFVGETWFPTVNRHVVNFFVLSGMFLLFYLVANSISITQGLTMAILGQSLIYDMRAHVYKHLQRLSLRYFEDKPTGDIMSRVINDVNSLERVIVGPIIDFITSMFSLMWILYFCFKWEWRMTLMLLSVTPALWITTFFFGRVLRRNFRVMRERIGELNALLQDNISGIRVIKGFAREESELERFNNKSRDLYNINVKLAKLFNVFRPIIGLEYQLGYIIILCYGGLKAVQGEMNPGMLVVFFQYVQGIYGPITSITRFYNMIQQALASSERVFEVLDTVPEIQDAPDAVELPRIKGRVEFENVSFSYIDGIEVLKDIDFVAEPGRMIALVGPSGAGKTTLANLIPRFYDPTKGRVLIDGHDLRKVKVKSLRRQIGIVLQEPFLFNDTIRNNITYARPNATDKEVIQAAKAAYAHDFIMELPEGYDTIVGERGVKLSGGQRQRISIARAILADPRILIFDEATSSVDTEAEVLIQRAINNLVKNRTTFVIAHRLSTIMNADVILVLDEGKIVEMGKHEELLGKGGLYAKLYRAQFKDVGSPPKARPPRAAPTAGREEPSFEITEGEDLF; encoded by the coding sequence ATGCTGCTGTATCTCGTCGGGCTGCTTATGATCGCCATGAGCATGATCATCCATCTGCACTTCCACGGCGGATTCATGGGCAGACGAGGAGGACCTCCTGTCGATCGGCCGAAAGGGGGCATACGCAAGACATATCCCAGGCTCCTCAGATATGCCAAACCCTACTGGTATATGCTTCTCCTGGTGTTGCTGCTTGCAACCTTCAGCTCGTTTATGAGAGTCCTGCCCGCACAGGTGATGGGGGTGACCATAAACGAGGTCACAAGCGTGGTAGGCGAGCAGATGCGCCCCGGGCGTCCTCCTGTCGGGGGAAGGGGATTGGGAGGAGGCTTGCTCTTCGGGAAGGCGATATGGATCGAACCTTACATGCATAAAGTGATGGACTTCGTCGGCGAGACCTGGTTCCCCACCGTCAACAGGCATGTCGTCAACTTCTTCGTGCTTTCGGGCATGTTCCTCCTCTTCTATCTGGTCGCCAATTCGATCTCCATCACACAGGGGCTGACCATGGCGATACTGGGTCAATCCCTCATCTACGACATGCGAGCTCACGTCTACAAACATCTGCAGAGGCTCTCGCTCAGATACTTCGAGGACAAGCCAACCGGAGATATCATGTCCAGGGTGATCAACGACGTCAACTCGCTGGAGAGGGTCATCGTCGGCCCGATAATAGACTTCATAACCAGTATGTTCTCGCTGATGTGGATACTCTACTTCTGTTTCAAATGGGAATGGCGTATGACGCTGATGCTGCTCAGTGTCACGCCCGCCCTTTGGATCACCACCTTCTTCTTCGGCAGGGTCCTCAGGAGAAACTTCAGGGTGATGCGTGAGAGGATAGGTGAGCTGAACGCACTCCTTCAGGATAACATCTCGGGGATCCGGGTGATAAAGGGATTTGCGAGGGAGGAGAGCGAACTTGAACGGTTCAACAACAAGAGCAGAGATCTCTATAACATCAACGTGAAGCTGGCTAAGCTCTTCAACGTCTTCAGGCCGATAATCGGGCTGGAGTACCAGCTCGGATACATCATAATCCTCTGTTACGGCGGGCTTAAGGCAGTTCAGGGCGAGATGAATCCGGGAATGCTGGTCGTCTTCTTCCAGTATGTCCAGGGAATATATGGGCCTATAACCAGCATAACGAGGTTCTACAACATGATTCAGCAGGCATTGGCGTCCAGCGAGAGGGTGTTCGAGGTGCTCGACACCGTCCCTGAGATCCAAGATGCTCCCGACGCTGTGGAATTGCCCAGGATAAAAGGTAGGGTTGAGTTCGAGAACGTCTCCTTCAGTTACATCGACGGGATAGAGGTGTTGAAGGATATCGATTTCGTGGCTGAACCGGGGCGAATGATCGCCCTCGTCGGCCCAAGCGGAGCAGGCAAAACCACATTGGCCAACCTGATACCGAGGTTCTACGATCCGACAAAGGGAAGGGTGTTGATCGACGGACATGATCTGAGAAAGGTCAAGGTGAAATCGCTGCGCAGGCAGATAGGCATCGTCCTTCAGGAGCCGTTCCTGTTTAACGACACGATACGGAACAACATCACCTATGCCAGGCCAAATGCGACGGATAAGGAGGTTATACAGGCCGCAAAAGCGGCCTACGCCCATGACTTTATAATGGAGCTGCCGGAGGGATATGATACGATCGTCGGCGAGAGAGGGGTTAAGCTCTCAGGAGGACAACGACAGCGTATATCCATCGCAAGGGCGATATTGGCCGATCCGAGGATACTGATCTTCGATGAGGCGACCTCCTCCGTGGATACCGAGGCCGAGGTGTTGATACAAAGGGCGATAAACAACCTCGTCAAAAACCGAACTACCTTTGTCATCGCTCATAGGCTCTCAACCATCATGAACGCCGATGTGATACTGGTGCTGGATGAGGGTAAGATAGTTGAGATGGGGAAACACGAGGAGCTTCTGGGGAAAGGCGGGCTCTACGCCAAACTATACAGGGCCCAATTTAAGGATGTAGGATCCCCTCCGAAAGCCAGACCTCCCAGGGCCGCTCCAACGGCCGGACGAGAGGAACCCTCTTTTGAGATAACGGAGGGTGAGGATCTGTTTTAG
- a CDS encoding right-handed parallel beta-helix repeat-containing protein, giving the protein MARAVCEENEAYGNGGPGIWFCEVRNSVIRRNKVRHNGGDGIHQQLRR; this is encoded by the coding sequence GTGGCAAGGGCGGTGTGCGAGGAGAACGAGGCTTACGGAAACGGCGGGCCGGGCATATGGTTCTGTGAGGTGAGAAACAGCGTCATCAGAAGGAACAAGGTGCGCCATAACGGCGGTGACGGAATTCACCAACAATTACGTCGCTGA
- a CDS encoding alpha-N-acetylglucosaminidase C-terminal domain-containing protein, which yields MKIVEEGEPKAVIILGERPTWLERHAAEELVRYIQAISGASLPIVSCDKWRGIGREQTAILIGRPETHTLVAQFAEEGRVKLSADYPGLDGFIIKILPQTLVLGGSTDPGTLYAVYYLLENFCHVGFFQDGEHIPQRSTITLGEIDVAERPYFEIRQYLQTCAFGYTTSYWEWEDWKRELDWMAKRYLNTMMVDWGHPEWRRIADYARKLGIKTILPGAGLGEVSEEFMREHPNVRYVKMQWIEAKPYFVIHPSDPIFMERGVETIRRNIRTYGTDHIYNVDPYSEQTVFLQPEEVRRMRIDFARATAAYIKEADPQGIWYASGWALLAPPWPEETAKAFLEAIPEDMFYICDIWADENSIYRKYHYFYGRDWGFGVLHSFGGDDTMRGDLAGLIRKVQQVVNDPKADRCKAFYINPEIIHYNILYFDLAARLSWDPRKVNLEDFLSRYALRRYGEESAADMLRCLKLLAESVYSTSSRDTEPYYQHRIYPPLAPNRNKYAHLRELEEALKIALGERMRQRDNRLFANDLVDMMRQYIAELSNYHLEELYQAFVDGEKERFEQEASVLKILMDGLEEVLFSREEYRILPIIEKAKRLHRDRDPADVERSIKDGMFTFVSTPWLRDYQSKDMFELVRFYYRRRLEAFVAALREALKKRSKGVPTTPNLLSNPGFEEGEGDNPARWSTEFVHKGGTASRIEGISTSGRFSGRLHVSEEGGYANLYQDVEAKPGEAYYLSARVRVKGKCHVSLYVDFMRAAAEWPRAVFAQTGVATAPTDGEDWVTVQGWFITPKKTAKMRIYCRQEGMGTSWFDDLRLQKVPVEEAPIVPREELDALYEQIEREWLDEPLEHIGKEEVDPVETVADVFSRISPYAPRLFNRAGADNIR from the coding sequence ATGAAGATCGTCGAAGAGGGAGAACCGAAGGCGGTCATCATATTGGGCGAAAGGCCCACCTGGTTGGAACGACATGCCGCCGAGGAACTGGTTCGCTACATCCAAGCCATAAGCGGAGCCTCGCTCCCGATCGTAAGCTGCGATAAATGGCGGGGAATCGGGAGGGAACAAACGGCTATCCTTATCGGTCGCCCGGAGACCCACACGCTTGTGGCCCAATTTGCGGAGGAGGGGAGGGTGAAGCTGTCCGCCGATTATCCAGGGCTGGACGGCTTCATCATCAAGATCCTCCCCCAAACCCTCGTTCTAGGAGGTAGCACCGACCCTGGAACGCTTTACGCCGTCTATTACCTCCTCGAAAATTTCTGCCATGTCGGTTTCTTTCAAGATGGCGAGCATATCCCGCAGCGAAGCACCATCACTTTAGGCGAGATAGACGTGGCCGAAAGGCCATACTTTGAAATCAGACAATACCTCCAGACATGCGCTTTCGGCTACACCACATCCTACTGGGAATGGGAGGACTGGAAAAGGGAGCTGGATTGGATGGCGAAGCGATACCTGAACACGATGATGGTTGATTGGGGGCATCCCGAATGGCGACGTATTGCCGATTACGCCCGCAAGCTGGGCATCAAAACCATCCTGCCGGGAGCAGGACTGGGTGAGGTCTCGGAGGAGTTCATGAGGGAACACCCGAACGTCAGATATGTGAAGATGCAATGGATTGAAGCCAAACCCTATTTCGTCATCCATCCCTCCGACCCGATATTTATGGAACGGGGTGTTGAAACCATCCGGAGAAATATCCGGACCTACGGCACCGATCACATTTACAACGTAGATCCATACTCCGAGCAGACGGTCTTTCTCCAGCCCGAAGAGGTGAGGAGAATGCGGATCGACTTCGCCAGGGCTACGGCGGCTTATATCAAAGAGGCCGATCCGCAGGGAATCTGGTATGCCAGCGGATGGGCGCTTTTGGCACCGCCGTGGCCGGAGGAGACGGCGAAGGCGTTCTTAGAGGCCATACCCGAAGACATGTTTTACATCTGCGACATCTGGGCGGATGAGAACTCCATCTATAGGAAATACCATTACTTCTACGGGCGGGATTGGGGCTTCGGCGTGCTTCATTCCTTCGGCGGGGACGATACCATGCGGGGCGATCTGGCAGGGCTGATAAGAAAGGTCCAACAGGTTGTGAATGATCCCAAAGCTGATCGGTGTAAGGCTTTCTACATCAACCCTGAGATAATCCACTACAATATCCTCTATTTCGATCTGGCGGCGAGGCTGTCGTGGGACCCCAGGAAGGTCAACCTTGAAGATTTCCTCTCCCGCTACGCCCTTCGCCGCTACGGGGAGGAATCAGCGGCCGATATGCTGAGATGTTTGAAGCTGTTGGCGGAAAGCGTCTACAGCACCTCTAGTAGGGATACCGAGCCCTACTATCAACACAGGATTTATCCTCCTCTGGCGCCCAATCGAAACAAATACGCCCACCTCCGCGAGTTGGAGGAAGCCTTGAAGATAGCCCTCGGTGAAAGGATGAGACAGAGAGATAACCGCCTGTTCGCCAATGATCTGGTGGATATGATGCGCCAGTACATCGCCGAACTCTCCAACTACCACCTTGAGGAGCTGTATCAGGCATTTGTGGACGGTGAGAAGGAACGTTTCGAGCAGGAGGCGTCCGTCCTGAAAATTCTGATGGACGGATTGGAGGAGGTCCTTTTCTCCAGGGAAGAGTACCGCATCCTTCCGATCATCGAGAAGGCGAAACGACTACACAGGGATAGAGACCCCGCCGATGTGGAACGATCCATCAAAGATGGGATGTTCACCTTTGTCAGCACGCCTTGGCTTCGGGACTATCAGAGCAAGGATATGTTTGAACTGGTTCGTTTTTACTACCGTCGACGGCTGGAGGCTTTCGTCGCTGCCCTGAGAGAGGCTCTGAAAAAGCGTAGTAAGGGCGTTCCAACCACGCCGAATCTACTTTCAAACCCGGGCTTTGAAGAGGGAGAAGGAGATAACCCCGCCCGCTGGAGCACCGAATTCGTTCATAAGGGCGGAACAGCATCCAGGATAGAGGGAATATCCACATCGGGCAGATTCTCCGGCAGGCTCCACGTGTCTGAGGAGGGCGGTTACGCAAACCTCTACCAGGATGTGGAGGCGAAACCCGGTGAGGCCTACTACCTCAGCGCAAGGGTCAGAGTGAAAGGAAAATGCCACGTCAGCCTGTATGTGGATTTCATGCGCGCCGCGGCCGAATGGCCTCGGGCGGTATTCGCCCAAACGGGCGTGGCAACGGCACCAACCGATGGAGAGGACTGGGTGACGGTTCAAGGCTGGTTCATCACGCCGAAGAAGACGGCGAAGATGCGGATCTACTGTCGGCAGGAAGGGATGGGGACCTCATGGTTTGACGATCTGAGGCTTCAGAAGGTGCCCGTGGAAGAGGCCCCAATCGTGCCTCGTGAAGAGCTGGACGCCCTCTACGAACAAATCGAACGGGAGTGGCTGGATGAGCCGTTAGAGCACATAGGGAAAGAGGAGGTGGACCCGGTTGAAACGGTGGCTGACGTGTTTTCCAGGATTAGCCCTTATGCTCCTCGCCTCTTTAATCGGGCGGGAGCCGATAACATCCGCTGA